The following DNA comes from Trueperaceae bacterium.
GCCGGCGGGCGGCACGTCGTACTCGTCGACGACGAGGTAGTTGACGTCGTAGCCGAGGTCGGCCAGGCTCCCCGCCGTGATCGCGCTGACCGGGTTCTCCCCGTCGTCGAGGAAGCCGGTCATGACCTCGTTCACGTAGGTGTCCTCGTCCCAGTGGCCGCAGGCGGTGCCGGGGCCGCCGTCGGTCTCGACCAAGAGCTGGTCGGGGACGCCGCCCGCCTCGACGTGCCGCGCGTTGGCCTCCGCCCCGACGAACCGGCTCGTCGCCGGCGGCGCCGCCGAGTTGCAGGGGGCGTCGAGGTACATGCCGGGGCCCTGCCACAACGTGCCGATGCCGAGCACGTGCCCCATCTCGTGGAGGATCACCGCCTGCAGCGAGCCATCCGCCTCGAGGGCGGCGATGTCGGCCGAGTCGAACGACATCACGCCGGTGAACGGCAGGTGGGGCGTGGTGGGGAAACGGTACCAGCACGGTCCGGCGAAGCCCAGCCGCTTGCCGGGACCGTCGTCGGGAGCGACCTGCGCGAAGATCACGACGTCGTCGACGTCCTCGTTCACCAAGTCGGGGTGACCGCAGGCGCTCCCGTCCACGGAGACGTTGACCATGTCGGGCAGGTCGCCCACGATCAGCTCCGACCAGCGCGCCGCGGCGGCCTCGAACACGGCCTGCTGCGAAGGCGTGGGCAGCGTCGCGCCGAAGTACCTCACCTCGATGTCGAACCCGCTGGGGAGGGTGTCGTGGCAGGTGATCGAGACCGCTACG
Coding sequences within:
- a CDS encoding leishmanolysin-related zinc metalloendopeptidase; the protein is MEPSRARSLAACLVVGLAVTACNTGPGPQPHLTLSRTALDLGETTEGHQKSDQFVVRNVGSATLKVQLSTSASWLTVDTTAASLDVGEQNTVTVTAECPPQDSTVEYDETVTITHNEAGVGPKTVAVSITCHDTLPSGFDIEVRYFGATLPTPSQQAVFEAAAARWSELIVGDLPDMVNVSVDGSACGHPDLVNEDVDDVVIFAQVAPDDGPGKRLGFAGPCWYRFPTTPHLPFTGVMSFDSADIAALEADGSLQAVILHEMGHVLGIGTLWQGPGMYLDAPCNSAAPPATSRFVGAEANARHVEAGGVPDQLLVETDGGPGTACGHWDEDTYVNEVMTGFLDDGENPVSAITAGSLADLGYDVNYLVVDEYDVPPAGSLRAASTARPIGLVERPTPIPYR